A region from the Oculatellaceae cyanobacterium genome encodes:
- a CDS encoding filamentous hemagglutinin N-terminal domain-containing protein, with the protein MKLILMRYWQLQVITFFLLLAAHPAIAEVQPDASLEVNSQVKIQENIQLIEGGTRAGNNLFHSFAEFSVPNNVTVYFNNAVDLQNIFARITGKSPSLIDGTLKANGSANLFLLNPNGITFGANAKLNIGGSFVATTANAIGFGEQGFFSANTPNNPSLLTINPSSFLYNQLATQPLINQSIARNSIDNLEIDGLRVPDGRSLLLVGGNVQLNGGTLKAPGGRVELGGLTALGSIGLSINNQNLSLSFPQAVELADVSLDNNAEVNVRAVGGGSIAINANNLDLVSGSKIRAGISGNGLPNSQAGDIEIKATKTVRLNQESLISNVVLAQTIGNGGNVNITANALAVKNGAQVIASTFAQGNAGNVNINVQGAMSFDGSSSNGQFSAAYSSVETGAVGNGGEINLTGRSLSVTNGAFLNTSTKAQGNAGSVKVNVQDSVTLAALSDELPVISSSVDRLAVGNAGNLNIKASNLSLSNFTAIAAANNGGQGNAGNVDIAVNNFSSSNGIIRTFVARRGIGNAGNISVKANSIVTDGGDFFDSSNLGEGNSGQVLIEADLIKMTAPIIRSASAGFGESDSVNIQGQSILINGGNNGNGLILSQTYGASTSNDINIQGESVSIFDTRLSTQSIGTGTARSGDINVTAQSTLLSGSTLSTFSSGLADSGNINIKSADLNLINGAQLISSGRGTGNAGSIQINAGKTINISGVTSTNTPSGLFTRTSSDAKGGNITINTDNFHLSDGAILDTRTQGKGNGGNISVNANNFAIANGGQLIAITEGSGRAGNIAIKASNQANLSGSDPTYKQRLAKFGDSVINTSASSGLFTGTNANSTGSGGQISIDTNTLNLSNQAQLSSSTTGQGNAGKVNINATNNVALNRATISSDVKPEATGNGGDINIKTNSLSLTNRSELSASTSGQGNAGRVNINTRDRLTLNNSNILSFVGSSAIGDGGEINLKSSSLSLNNGALLNAETQGNGNAGKININANDLVTISGINPTTGESSLISTSTSTSGNGGNITLNTNNLQITDSGILDARTNANGAGGNITINANIFAATQGGQVLANTFGSGNAGDINLNILTGTQLAGSDPTFAARLAKFGQDTVKNQGNNSGLFAASESSGDAGRIRLTTDQLNVQDQAVVSVKSQQSGNAGNLEVASSSIQVDNQGSLTATSATGQGGNIKLQADNLLSLRHGSNISAFSNGSGNEGNIQLNTNLLVAMEKSSIIANAFAGPGANINIRSQGLFFSPDSRVTASGTINIEGQTNVNATADLPETVLQGQNLITQGCAATATSGNNFIVTGKGGLPLNPAEILSGERVLADLGNDNLLRQQPTQNSLQQSNNLQAAKEKHKGSLVEAQGWIINKNGQVVLTAQVPVIKPHNTWQQLVSCQ; encoded by the coding sequence ATGAAACTGATTTTAATGCGGTATTGGCAGTTACAAGTTATTACTTTTTTTTTACTTTTAGCCGCTCACCCAGCTATTGCAGAAGTTCAACCTGATGCTAGCTTAGAGGTTAATTCTCAAGTCAAAATTCAGGAGAATATTCAACTAATTGAGGGAGGAACACGAGCGGGAAATAACTTATTTCATAGCTTTGCAGAATTTTCAGTGCCAAATAATGTCACTGTTTACTTTAACAACGCTGTTGACCTACAAAATATTTTTGCCAGAATCACGGGTAAATCGCCGTCTCTGATTGATGGCACACTCAAAGCTAATGGTAGTGCTAACTTATTTTTGCTCAACCCTAATGGAATTACTTTTGGTGCTAATGCCAAATTAAATATAGGTGGTTCATTTGTAGCTACTACTGCTAATGCTATTGGATTTGGCGAACAGGGATTTTTTAGTGCTAATACTCCTAATAACCCTTCATTATTGACAATCAATCCTTCGTCATTTTTGTATAATCAACTGGCAACCCAGCCACTAATTAATCAATCTATTGCACGAAATAGTATTGATAACTTAGAAATAGATGGTTTGCGCGTTCCTGATGGTCGAAGTTTATTGCTTGTCGGAGGAAATGTTCAACTCAATGGCGGTACTTTAAAAGCACCAGGCGGTCGAGTAGAATTGGGTGGCTTAACTGCATTAGGAAGTATCGGATTAAGTATCAACAACCAAAATTTGAGCTTAAGTTTTCCCCAAGCAGTTGAGTTAGCTGATGTTTCTCTAGATAATAACGCGGAAGTTAATGTACGTGCTGTAGGTGGAGGTAGCATTGCCATCAATGCCAATAACCTAGATTTAGTAAGTGGAAGTAAAATTAGAGCAGGAATTTCTGGTAATGGTTTACCTAATTCTCAAGCAGGGGATATTGAGATTAAGGCAACAAAAACAGTCAGACTGAATCAGGAAAGTTTGATCTCCAACGTGGTATTAGCTCAAACTATAGGTAATGGAGGTAATGTTAACATCACAGCGAATGCACTAGCGGTAAAAAATGGCGCTCAAGTAATTGCTAGCACTTTTGCCCAGGGTAATGCTGGCAACGTGAATATTAATGTTCAAGGTGCTATGTCTTTTGATGGTAGCAGTAGCAATGGACAATTCAGTGCGGCTTACAGCAGTGTAGAAACTGGAGCAGTTGGTAATGGGGGAGAAATTAACCTGACGGGGCGATCGCTTTCTGTCACCAATGGTGCTTTTTTAAATACCAGCACTAAAGCACAGGGAAATGCTGGGAGTGTAAAAGTTAATGTTCAGGATAGTGTCACACTTGCTGCTTTAAGTGATGAACTTCCTGTGATTAGCAGTAGTGTAGACCGTCTTGCTGTGGGAAATGCTGGCAACCTTAATATCAAAGCTAGTAATTTATCCTTGAGCAATTTTACTGCGATCGCAGCAGCTAATAATGGCGGTCAGGGTAATGCTGGCAATGTTGATATAGCAGTTAATAATTTTTCTAGTTCAAACGGAATAATTAGAACATTTGTTGCTAGACGTGGTATTGGCAATGCTGGAAATATATCTGTAAAAGCTAATTCTATTGTCACTGATGGTGGAGATTTTTTTGATTCCAGTAACCTGGGAGAAGGAAATAGCGGTCAGGTTTTAATAGAAGCTGATTTAATTAAAATGACTGCTCCAATTATCAGAAGTGCATCGGCGGGATTTGGAGAGTCAGACAGTGTTAATATTCAAGGTCAATCTATTTTAATTAATGGTGGAAATAATGGAAATGGCTTGATTCTTAGTCAAACTTATGGCGCTAGTACAAGTAATGACATTAATATCCAAGGTGAATCAGTTTCTATCTTCGATACCCGTCTAAGTACGCAATCAATTGGTACTGGTACAGCCAGAAGTGGCGATATTAATGTCACGGCTCAATCAACTCTCTTATCGGGAAGCACTCTAAGTACCTTCTCAAGCGGTTTAGCTGATAGTGGTAATATTAATATAAAAAGTGCCGATCTTAATCTAATAAATGGAGCGCAGTTAATTTCCTCTGGTAGAGGTACAGGAAATGCTGGTAGTATTCAGATTAATGCTGGCAAAACTATTAATATTTCTGGTGTTACTTCCACAAATACTCCGAGTGGATTATTCACGCGGACAAGTTCTGATGCCAAAGGTGGCAACATAACTATTAATACTGATAACTTTCACCTTTCCGATGGTGCAATCTTAGATACACGCACTCAGGGAAAGGGTAATGGTGGCAACATTAGTGTAAATGCGAACAACTTTGCGATCGCTAATGGTGGTCAACTAATTGCAATTACTGAAGGCAGTGGTAGGGCTGGTAATATCGCCATTAAGGCAAGCAACCAAGCTAATTTATCTGGTAGCGATCCTACTTATAAACAGCGTTTAGCTAAATTTGGTGATAGTGTAATTAATACCAGTGCTAGCAGTGGTTTATTTACTGGTACAAATGCCAACTCTACAGGTAGTGGTGGTCAGATAAGTATCGACACAAATACGCTTAACCTGAGTAATCAAGCTCAATTGAGTTCTAGCACTACAGGACAAGGGAATGCAGGTAAAGTTAATATTAATGCCACCAATAATGTTGCTTTAAATAGAGCAACAATCAGCAGTGATGTTAAACCAGAAGCCACAGGCAATGGCGGTGATATTAATATCAAAACTAATTCACTTTCCTTAACCAACCGCTCGGAATTATCAGCTTCTACATCAGGACAAGGAAATGCAGGTCGGGTTAATATAAATACGCGCGATCGCCTAACATTAAATAATAGTAATATTCTCAGCTTTGTCGGCTCATCCGCTATTGGCGATGGTGGAGAAATTAACTTAAAATCTAGTTCATTATCTTTAAATAATGGTGCTTTGCTAAATGCTGAAACTCAGGGAAATGGTAATGCGGGAAAAATTAATATTAATGCTAATGATTTAGTTACTATTTCAGGCATTAATCCTACTACAGGAGAATCAAGCTTAATTTCAACCAGCACAAGTACCAGTGGAAATGGTGGAAACATTACGTTAAATACTAATAATTTACAAATAACCGATAGTGGAATTTTAGACGCTCGTACTAATGCCAATGGAGCAGGCGGTAATATTACAATTAACGCTAATATTTTCGCAGCAACTCAAGGAGGTCAAGTTTTAGCAAATACTTTTGGCAGTGGCAATGCTGGTGATATTAATCTCAATATTTTAACAGGTACCCAACTAGCTGGCAGCGATCCAACTTTTGCTGCACGTTTAGCTAAGTTTGGTCAAGATACGGTGAAGAATCAAGGTAATAATAGTGGTTTATTCGCTGCTAGTGAAAGTTCGGGTGATGCTGGTAGAATTAGGCTCACAACTGATCAATTAAATGTGCAAGACCAAGCTGTAGTCAGCGTGAAGAGTCAGCAGTCAGGAAACGCAGGGAATTTAGAGGTAGCAAGTTCGTCTATTCAAGTTGATAATCAAGGCAGTTTAACCGCTACATCTGCAACTGGACAAGGTGGTAATATTAAATTACAAGCTGATAATTTACTATCGCTACGTCACGGTAGTAATATATCTGCATTTTCTAATGGTAGCGGTAATGAAGGGAATATTCAGCTTAATACTAATTTATTAGTAGCTATGGAAAAGAGCAGTATTATTGCTAATGCGTTTGCAGGCCCAGGTGCTAATATTAATATTCGCTCTCAAGGTCTTTTCTTTTCTCCTGATAGTAGGGTAACTGCTAGTGGCACAATTAATATTGAAGGACAAACAAATGTAAATGCTACTGCTGATTTACCAGAGACAGTGCTTCAGGGTCAAAATTTAATTACACAAGGCTGCGCTGCTACTGCTACATCTGGAAATAATTTTATTGTGACAGGTAAAGGTGGTTTACCACTAAATCCCGCCGAAATCTTGAGTGGTGAGAGAGTTTTGGCTGATTTAGGTAATGATAATTTACTAAGACAACAGCCAACACAGAACAGTTTACAACAAAGTAATAATTTACAAGCAGCAAAGGAAAAGCACAAGGGATCGCTCGTTGAAGCTCAAGGATGGATAATTAACAAAAATGGTCAAGTTGTACTAACGGCGCAAGTACCTGTTATTAAACCTCATAATACTTGGCAACAACTTGTTAGCTGTCAATAA
- a CDS encoding PAS domain-containing sensor histidine kinase, with amino-acid sequence MIAEYAIAVIYCQPTTQFVVQLLSHEIYTFNIRVPIAILYLSILILTLLIVWLVQSQRIKVAHAVTASQIKEHNLAAELASVNEDSFRLLVEGAKDYAIFLLDTKGYIISWNAGAERIQGYLAEEIIGKHFSCFYLAEDVENGKPYFELEIATNEGKYEEKGLRIRKDGSRFWANVLITALKDSSGNLRGFSQVTQDITERQKVEELLKESDERFQQVAENIHEVFWLSNPQKSKMIYISPAYQEIWGRTCESLYQKPNSFIDSIHPEDREGFLIQLLQHRLGKYYDATYRIIKPNGEVRWIHDRGFPIKNSSGIVERVAGIAEDITDRKTAEAEIYKALQIEKELNELQARFITTTSHTFRTPLATILSATELLEHYGHKFSPEHKQKLFDQIKNTVQEMTQILNDILIINRTEAGELKLKTAPLNLENLLQYIVEEMQIIMGVNHQISLVHQGNCSNVVMDERLLWHIFYNLLSNAIKYSPKGGKVQVQLICEDRQVICSIQDSGIGVPDEEQKLIFEPFHRANNIDNIPGTGMGLSVAKKFVDLHGGNITLESKVDVGSRFVVTIPFK; translated from the coding sequence ATGATTGCTGAGTATGCGATCGCAGTAATTTATTGTCAACCCACCACGCAATTCGTGGTGCAGCTACTATCGCATGAAATTTACACCTTTAATATCAGAGTTCCCATCGCAATTTTATATTTGAGCATTCTGATTTTAACCCTGCTAATCGTGTGGCTAGTTCAATCTCAACGCATTAAAGTTGCTCACGCTGTAACAGCTAGTCAAATTAAGGAACACAACCTTGCAGCAGAATTAGCCTCAGTTAATGAAGATAGTTTCCGTTTGCTAGTTGAGGGAGCCAAGGATTACGCTATTTTCCTGCTAGATACCAAGGGATATATTATCAGTTGGAATGCAGGAGCAGAACGTATTCAAGGGTATCTAGCCGAGGAAATTATTGGCAAACATTTTTCTTGTTTCTATCTTGCGGAAGATGTGGAAAACGGCAAACCCTATTTCGAGCTAGAGATAGCGACCAATGAAGGAAAATATGAAGAAAAAGGTTTACGTATCCGTAAAGATGGCTCACGGTTTTGGGCTAATGTTTTAATTACTGCCTTAAAAGATTCCTCTGGAAACCTACGCGGTTTCTCCCAAGTTACTCAAGACATTACGGAACGCCAAAAAGTTGAAGAGTTACTTAAAGAAAGTGATGAGCGTTTTCAGCAAGTAGCAGAAAATATTCATGAAGTCTTTTGGCTTTCCAATCCCCAGAAGTCGAAAATGATTTACATTAGTCCGGCTTACCAAGAGATTTGGGGTCGGACTTGCGAGAGTTTATATCAAAAACCAAACTCTTTTATAGATTCTATTCATCCAGAAGATCGTGAAGGTTTTTTAATCCAACTGTTGCAACATCGTTTAGGAAAGTATTACGATGCTACCTATCGGATTATTAAACCGAATGGAGAAGTTCGCTGGATACACGATCGCGGTTTTCCCATTAAAAATAGTTCAGGAATTGTTGAGCGTGTTGCTGGTATTGCAGAAGACATTACTGATCGTAAAACAGCAGAAGCAGAAATTTACAAAGCGCTACAAATAGAGAAAGAACTCAATGAACTGCAAGCCCGCTTTATTACTACAACTTCACACACTTTTCGGACTCCCCTCGCGACTATATTATCTGCTACTGAGCTATTAGAACATTACGGACATAAATTTTCGCCAGAACACAAACAAAAATTATTTGATCAAATTAAAAACACAGTTCAAGAAATGACTCAAATATTAAACGATATTCTGATCATTAATAGAACGGAAGCGGGAGAACTAAAGTTAAAAACTGCACCCCTTAATCTAGAAAATTTATTGCAGTATATTGTAGAGGAGATGCAAATAATTATGGGAGTAAACCATCAAATCAGCTTAGTTCATCAAGGAAATTGTTCAAATGTGGTAATGGATGAAAGATTACTGTGGCATATTTTTTATAATTTGCTCTCAAATGCGATAAAATATTCTCCAAAAGGGGGAAAAGTGCAAGTCCAACTAATTTGTGAAGATAGACAAGTTATCTGTAGTATTCAAGATTCCGGCATTGGCGTTCCTGATGAAGAGCAAAAGTTAA
- a CDS encoding WG repeat-containing protein, with protein sequence MRQAFFPESQAREMFIITQNGKYGYIDHTGKIIIEPKFDFAWNFTEVLARVMINGNFAYIDKRGNIVINPQYDDAVDFSEGLARVRVGSKWGYMGQAGNIVIKPQFDLAEDFSEGLAGVRIGKKLGYVNPTGAIAIEPQFDLGWNFSEGLARVKVGSKWGYIDKTGNMAIAPQFDDAVNFYENLARVKIADKWGYIDKKGNFQIKPDFSRAEDFSAGLAAVKVGKKWGYINLSAATVIEPEFDQASKFSENLASVKIADKFGYIDITGNVSIRPMFDNAEDFLSGVARIRMADRSGYIDKRGNFIWNPSN encoded by the coding sequence GTGCGTCAAGCCTTTTTTCCTGAATCACAGGCAAGAGAAATGTTTATTATTACCCAGAATGGCAAGTATGGTTATATTGACCATACAGGAAAGATAATCATCGAACCCAAATTTGATTTTGCTTGGAACTTCACAGAAGTACTGGCAAGGGTGATGATTAACGGTAATTTTGCCTATATAGATAAAAGGGGAAATATTGTTATCAATCCTCAATATGACGATGCTGTGGACTTTTCTGAAGGACTAGCGCGGGTAAGGGTTGGCAGCAAGTGGGGTTATATGGGTCAAGCTGGCAATATTGTGATCAAACCCCAATTTGATCTAGCTGAAGACTTTTCCGAAGGACTCGCAGGGGTGCGTATTGGCAAAAAGTTGGGTTATGTCAATCCAACTGGTGCTATTGCGATCGAACCACAGTTTGATTTAGGTTGGAACTTCTCCGAAGGGCTGGCACGGGTGAAAGTTGGCAGCAAGTGGGGTTACATTGATAAAACTGGAAATATGGCGATCGCTCCCCAATTTGATGATGCTGTCAACTTTTATGAAAATCTGGCAAGAGTCAAAATCGCAGATAAGTGGGGTTATATAGATAAAAAAGGCAATTTTCAAATCAAACCCGATTTTTCTAGGGCTGAAGACTTCTCAGCAGGACTAGCGGCGGTGAAAGTTGGCAAAAAGTGGGGCTACATTAACTTATCTGCTGCTACTGTGATTGAACCTGAGTTTGATCAAGCTTCTAAATTCTCTGAAAACCTAGCAAGTGTGAAAATTGCTGACAAGTTTGGCTATATCGACATCACGGGAAATGTCTCAATTCGACCGATGTTTGATAATGCGGAGGATTTTTTATCTGGTGTTGCCAGAATCCGGATGGCTGACAGGTCTGGATATATTGATAAGAGAGGCAATTTTATTTGGAATCCAAGTAATTAA